CAAGGTCATGCAACAACAGATCGACCTGCTCAACCAGGAACTGCGGGACGCCAAGAAAGAAACCCAGCGGGCGCACGACGAGACCGAGCGCGTCCGGGCCGAGGCCAAGGAAGCGACCCTGAAATTCGAGGCCCAGGTGGCCCAGACCAAGAAGCTCTCCGCCGAGGTGCAGCGGACCGCAGCCGCCCAGGCCGCCTTTACCGTGCGCGCCGAGGAGAAGGGCGCGCAGGTTGAAGACCTTCCTCGTCCCTTCGCCCTGGTCGCGCGAGCCGCCGAGGAGGCGCTGGCGCGCAACGGGTACGCCATCCGAGTCAGCGTCAAAACGGATCAGAAGGCCGTGTACGTGACCGAGCGCAAGGTGTCGCCGCCCACCTCCCTCGAAGCCTCCGGATTTCGGAATCAATTCCTGATCGCCCTCCAGATTCCTTCGGCCAGCGTCACCCGCCTGAGCGTGAAGGCGGAATTTGAAAAACTCGCCCAGGGCGGGCGCATTCTCACGGCCGGCCCGGACGAAACGGCCGAGATCGAGCGGCGCCTCATCGCCGAAATCAGCAAGGCCGTCGCCGCCAAAGACAAGTTGTGAACGGCCTCCGCGCCTTGCTGCCAGCCGTGATCCTGGCCGGCTTGGCGGTCGGCACGGCCGGCGCCCGTTCAGATGCCCGACCAGCCCCGCCCAAACAGGAACTCGCGCGCCATCTGGCATCGATCGCCGCCGTCGTGCGCCCCTCTCCCTCCGTGACCGTCGAAGAAGGCTGGTTCCTCATGGGGACTGTCAGAAAGGACGACGAGCCCTACGCGCTGGAGACACAGTTCGACGACACGGAACTGCCGCAACATCGCGTCTGGCTCGATCGCTATCAGATCGACCGGGATGAAGTGAGCGTGGGAGAATACCTGGCCTTTCTCCGCCAGACCCGGCAACCGGTGTCGGACGAACTGCAACGGCTCCTCTGGCACGTCATCTCGGTCCACTCCATGCCGGATGTCGTGCTGGCCCGTTGGCCGGCCCTGTACGTGACCTGGCAGGAGGCGGCCGACTTTTGCCGCACACAGGGCAAACGGCTTCCGACGGAGGCTGAATGGGAAAAGGCCGCGCGCGGCGCTGACGGTAATCTATTTCCGTGGGGAGATCGTCCGCCGTCACCGGGTCTGGCGGTGTTCGGGCAGTATCATGTGCACGAGATCCCGCTCGTGGCCGCGGTGGACAGCGGGGAAGAGGGGCAA
The DNA window shown above is from Nitrospira tepida and carries:
- a CDS encoding formylglycine-generating enzyme family protein; the protein is MNGLRALLPAVILAGLAVGTAGARSDARPAPPKQELARHLASIAAVVRPSPSVTVEEGWFLMGTVRKDDEPYALETQFDDTELPQHRVWLDRYQIDRDEVSVGEYLAFLRQTRQPVSDELQRLLWHVISVHSMPDVVLARWPALYVTWQEAADFCRTQGKRLPTEAEWEKAARGADGNLFPWGDRPPSPGLAVFGQYHVHEIPLVAAVDSGEEGQSPYGARHMAGNIAEWVQDWLGFDYYAVTPDRNPPGPTSGRYKVVRGGSWKSKPMMLRTATRGGSSPDQRSATIGFRCAASVP